The following proteins come from a genomic window of Ornithinimicrobium cryptoxanthini:
- a CDS encoding L-erythro-3,5-diaminohexanoate dehydrogenase encodes MTATSPVGLHRVLEPVGSGLTLPQAAQRLDDSPQIGADEVRIDIEVLNLDAASYRQMEGKHTRSDGTVDGAAVRAEVLEIVASRGKMQNPVTGSGGMLIGRVAEVGPDSTLGLQPGDHVATLVSLSLTPLRITDGLAAWDGLGERVPAKGHAILFGRSIAAVLPEDLDAELALMVMDVCGAPALVSRVVTEHRARTGQDPVVTVLGGAGKSGSLSLAAAADAGAARRIAVVPLQREADLLQGTGLADSVVIADARSPLGLLAAVEQAGGPADVTVVCVDVPGCEQPAILSTAAGGTVIFFSMATNFAAAALGAEGLAADVRMMIGNGYVPGHADYALELLRNTPGVRALFESRLAGEQTGTS; translated from the coding sequence ATGACTGCGACCAGCCCCGTCGGGCTGCACCGGGTCCTGGAACCGGTCGGCAGCGGACTGACCCTGCCGCAGGCTGCCCAGCGGCTGGATGACAGCCCGCAGATCGGCGCCGACGAGGTGCGCATCGACATCGAGGTGCTCAACCTCGACGCGGCGTCCTATCGCCAGATGGAGGGCAAACACACCCGCTCGGACGGCACCGTGGACGGAGCCGCCGTCCGCGCAGAGGTCCTCGAGATCGTGGCCAGCCGGGGCAAGATGCAGAACCCGGTGACCGGGTCGGGTGGCATGCTGATCGGCCGCGTCGCCGAGGTCGGGCCCGACAGCACGCTGGGGCTGCAGCCGGGAGACCACGTCGCCACGCTGGTCTCGCTGTCGCTGACACCGCTGCGGATCACCGACGGGCTCGCGGCGTGGGACGGCCTGGGGGAGCGGGTCCCGGCGAAGGGGCACGCGATCCTGTTTGGTCGCTCCATCGCGGCGGTGCTGCCCGAAGACCTGGATGCCGAGCTCGCCCTGATGGTGATGGACGTCTGCGGAGCCCCGGCGCTGGTCTCCCGGGTCGTCACCGAGCACCGTGCGCGCACCGGTCAGGACCCGGTCGTGACCGTGCTCGGTGGGGCCGGCAAGTCCGGGAGCCTGTCGCTGGCCGCCGCCGCGGACGCCGGCGCGGCGCGTCGCATCGCGGTGGTGCCGCTCCAGCGCGAGGCGGACCTGCTCCAGGGCACCGGTCTGGCCGACTCCGTGGTGATCGCCGACGCGCGCTCCCCGCTGGGTCTGCTCGCGGCGGTCGAGCAGGCCGGAGGCCCCGCTGATGTGACGGTCGTGTGCGTCGACGTGCCCGGGTGCGAGCAGCCCGCCATCCTGTCCACCGCCGCCGGAGGCACCGTCATCTTCTTCTCGATGGCTACCAACTTCGCCGCAGCGGCGCTGGGTGCCGAGGGGCTGGCTGCGGATGTCCGCATGATGATCGGCAACGGCTATGTCCCCGGGCACGCCGACTACGCCCTCGAGCTGCTGCGCAACACCCCGGGCGTGCGTGCCCTGTTCGAGTCCCGCCTCGCGGGGGAGCAGACTGGGACCTCGTGA
- a CDS encoding KamA family radical SAM protein — MSSLIEQPYDYQQRELVEPDWTRFPGWREVTAEQWADVQWQRAHCVKNIKQLRELMGDLLTEDFYADLERDQAERATMSMLVPPQMLNTMVSEMTWADGRMPAAGAEFTAAFYADAVRHYMLPVFSDRRTDWPSHPYSSRDSLHEHDMWVAEGLTHRYPTKVLAELLPTCPQYCGHCTRMDLVGNSTPQVTKLKLAGKPMDRHEAILDYLRRTPTVRDVVVSGGDVANMPWKNLESFIDRVLDVDNIRDIRLATKALMGLPQHWLAPDTVEGVARVAAKARTRGVGLAIHTHVNAAQSVTPLVADATKAMLDAGIRDVRNQGVLMRGVNATSEDLLDLCFALADGASITPYYFYMCDMIPFAEHWRTSLAEAQHLQHSIMGYLPGFATPRIVCDVPFVGKRWVHQVDSYDTERGISYWRKNYRTSIEAADVDVTSAEYVYYDPIYTLSSEGQKWWHDHGDAATTHEAAAEAARSSHAASVAQLD; from the coding sequence ATGAGCAGTCTTATCGAGCAGCCCTACGACTACCAGCAGCGCGAACTGGTGGAACCTGACTGGACGCGCTTCCCGGGGTGGCGTGAGGTCACGGCCGAGCAGTGGGCCGACGTGCAGTGGCAGCGGGCCCACTGCGTCAAGAACATCAAGCAGCTGCGCGAGCTGATGGGTGACCTGCTGACCGAGGACTTCTATGCGGATCTGGAGCGGGACCAGGCCGAGCGCGCGACGATGTCGATGCTGGTGCCCCCGCAGATGCTCAACACGATGGTCTCGGAGATGACCTGGGCCGACGGTCGGATGCCGGCGGCCGGCGCGGAGTTCACCGCCGCCTTCTATGCCGACGCGGTGCGCCACTACATGCTCCCGGTCTTCTCCGACCGGCGCACCGACTGGCCGTCGCACCCCTACTCCTCGCGCGACTCGCTGCACGAGCACGACATGTGGGTGGCCGAGGGTCTGACGCACCGCTACCCGACCAAGGTGCTCGCCGAGCTGCTCCCCACCTGCCCGCAGTACTGCGGCCACTGCACCCGCATGGATCTGGTGGGCAACTCCACCCCGCAGGTGACCAAGCTCAAGCTGGCCGGCAAGCCGATGGACCGGCACGAGGCGATCCTGGACTACCTGCGTCGCACCCCGACCGTGCGCGATGTGGTGGTCTCCGGGGGCGACGTGGCCAATATGCCGTGGAAGAACCTCGAGTCCTTCATCGACCGGGTCCTGGACGTCGACAACATCCGCGACATCCGCCTGGCGACCAAGGCCCTGATGGGCCTGCCCCAGCACTGGCTCGCTCCGGACACCGTCGAGGGCGTGGCTCGCGTGGCCGCCAAGGCACGCACCCGTGGCGTCGGGCTGGCGATCCACACCCACGTCAACGCCGCCCAGTCCGTCACCCCGCTGGTTGCCGACGCCACCAAGGCGATGCTCGACGCCGGCATCCGCGACGTCCGCAACCAGGGAGTCCTCATGCGCGGCGTCAACGCCACCAGTGAGGACCTGCTGGACCTGTGCTTCGCCTTGGCCGACGGAGCTTCTATCACGCCCTACTACTTCTACATGTGCGACATGATCCCGTTCGCCGAGCACTGGCGGACCTCGCTGGCCGAGGCGCAGCACCTGCAGCACTCGATCATGGGCTACCTGCCCGGCTTTGCGACGCCGCGCATCGTGTGCGACGTACCCTTCGTCGGCAAGCGCTGGGTGCATCAGGTCGACAGCTACGACACCGAGCGCGGCATCTCATACTGGCGCAAGAACTACCGCACCTCCATCGAGGCCGCCGACGTTGACGTGACCAGTGCCGAGTACGTCTACTACGACCCGATCTACACCCTGTCCTCCGAGGGCCAGAAGTGGTGGCACGACCACGGCGACGCCGCCACGACCCACGAGGCCGCCGCCGAGGCGGCCCGCAGCTCGCACGCAGCGTCGGTCGCGCAGCTGGACTAG
- a CDS encoding peptide ABC transporter substrate-binding protein, with protein MKSRRMTGLAAVVLAGSLVLTACSGGNGDDESTDGDGPADNGTDGTSETNGGESAATTGIVTANSNEPQNPLIPTNTNEVGGGKILDLIFEGLVYYDADGAAHNAVAESIETEDSQNYTITLKEGLTFSDGSPVTAESFTKAWNQGALLSNGHLSSYFFEPIEGFSYDEDSDLTGLEVVDETTFTVALQQPEADFPLRLGYSAFFPLPESAFEDPDTFGENPIGNGPYMLDGEGAWEHNVGISLVPSESYQGDRVAQNGGVDLKFYETQDAAYNDLLSGNLDVLDAVPDSAFGTFEDELGDRAVNQPAAIFQSFTIPMEAEHFSGEEGTLRRQALSHAINREEITQAIFQGTRTPAVDFTSPVIDGWSDSIPGAEVLQYDPEKAKELWDEANAMSEWEGTFTLAYNTDGGHQAWVDATVNSIRNTLGIEAEGNPYAVFADLRSDVTARTIEGAFRTGWQADYPGLGNFLGPLYGTGAGSNDGDYSNAEFDDLLSQAASAGSVEESSTLYNQAQEILFQDLPVIPLWYSNVTGGSAETVDNVAFGWNSVPIYHEITKSE; from the coding sequence ATGAAGAGCAGGCGTATGACGGGACTCGCCGCGGTGGTCCTCGCGGGTTCCCTAGTGCTCACCGCGTGCAGCGGGGGCAACGGGGACGACGAGAGCACTGACGGCGACGGCCCCGCGGACAACGGGACCGACGGCACATCGGAGACCAACGGCGGCGAGAGCGCTGCCACGACCGGGATCGTCACGGCCAACTCCAACGAACCTCAGAACCCCCTGATCCCGACCAACACCAACGAGGTCGGTGGTGGCAAGATCCTCGACCTGATCTTCGAGGGCCTGGTCTACTACGACGCCGATGGGGCCGCCCACAACGCGGTGGCAGAGTCCATCGAGACCGAGGACAGCCAGAACTACACCATCACGCTCAAGGAGGGGCTGACCTTCTCCGACGGCTCCCCCGTCACCGCCGAGAGCTTCACCAAGGCATGGAACCAGGGAGCGCTGCTCAGCAACGGTCACCTGTCCAGCTACTTCTTCGAGCCCATCGAGGGCTTCAGCTATGACGAGGACTCCGACCTCACCGGTCTCGAGGTGGTCGACGAGACGACGTTCACGGTGGCGCTGCAGCAGCCCGAGGCGGACTTCCCGCTGCGACTGGGCTACTCCGCGTTCTTCCCGCTGCCCGAGTCCGCCTTCGAGGACCCCGACACCTTCGGTGAGAACCCGATCGGCAACGGCCCCTACATGCTTGACGGAGAGGGCGCCTGGGAGCACAACGTCGGCATCTCCCTCGTCCCGTCGGAGTCCTACCAGGGCGACCGGGTGGCCCAGAACGGCGGTGTCGACCTGAAGTTCTACGAGACCCAGGACGCGGCCTACAACGACCTGCTGTCGGGCAACCTGGACGTGCTCGACGCGGTCCCCGACTCTGCCTTCGGCACCTTCGAGGACGAGCTGGGTGACCGTGCGGTCAACCAGCCGGCGGCGATCTTCCAGTCCTTCACCATCCCGATGGAGGCCGAGCACTTCTCCGGTGAGGAGGGCACGCTGCGCCGTCAGGCCCTGTCCCACGCGATCAACCGTGAGGAGATCACGCAGGCCATCTTCCAGGGCACCCGCACCCCGGCGGTCGACTTCACCTCACCGGTCATCGACGGGTGGTCGGACAGCATTCCGGGCGCCGAGGTCCTGCAGTATGACCCGGAGAAGGCCAAGGAGCTGTGGGACGAGGCCAATGCGATGTCGGAGTGGGAGGGCACCTTCACGCTGGCCTACAACACCGACGGTGGCCACCAGGCCTGGGTCGACGCGACCGTGAACTCGATCCGCAACACGCTCGGCATCGAGGCGGAGGGCAACCCCTACGCCGTCTTTGCCGACCTGCGCTCGGACGTCACGGCCCGCACCATCGAGGGCGCGTTCCGCACCGGTTGGCAGGCCGACTACCCCGGTCTGGGCAACTTCCTCGGCCCGCTCTACGGCACCGGCGCAGGGTCCAACGACGGTGACTACTCCAACGCCGAGTTCGACGACCTGCTGAGCCAGGCCGCCAGCGCCGGTTCGGTGGAGGAGTCCTCCACGCTCTACAACCAGGCACAGGAGATCCTCTTCCAGGATCTCCCGGTGATCCCACTGTGGTACTCCAACGTCACCGGTGGCAGCGCCGAGACGGTCGACAATGTGGCGTTCGGCTGGAACTCCGTGCCGATCTATCACGAGATCACCAAGTCCGAGTGA
- a CDS encoding ABC transporter permease — MLRYIGRRLLQVIPVFLGATLLIYFMVYAMPGDPVAALGGERGLPEAVQEQIRERYNLDKPFIVQYLLYLKGILTFDFGITFSGREVIDVIREAFPVTIKLAFMAIVFEAVLGVAAGLVAGLRRGGIFDATVLVVSLLVIAVPTFVIGFVLQYFVGVELGWLPTTASSDSTFRDLLMPAIVLGAVSFAYVLRLTRTSVAENLTADYVRTAAAKGLSRNRVISVHVLRNSLIPVVTFLGADLGALMGGAIVTEGIFNIKGVGGTLYRAILQGESATVVSLTTVLVLVYIVANLFVDLLYAALDPRIRYV, encoded by the coding sequence ATGCTGCGGTATATCGGGCGCAGACTCTTGCAGGTGATCCCGGTGTTCCTCGGGGCCACCCTGCTGATCTACTTCATGGTGTATGCGATGCCCGGCGACCCGGTTGCGGCGCTGGGCGGCGAACGTGGACTGCCCGAGGCGGTCCAGGAGCAGATCCGTGAGCGTTACAACCTGGACAAGCCGTTCATCGTCCAGTACCTGCTCTATCTCAAAGGCATCCTGACCTTCGACTTCGGGATCACCTTCTCAGGCCGCGAGGTGATTGACGTCATCCGCGAGGCCTTCCCGGTGACGATCAAGCTGGCGTTCATGGCCATCGTCTTCGAGGCCGTCCTGGGAGTTGCCGCCGGTCTGGTCGCGGGGCTGCGTCGTGGCGGGATCTTCGACGCCACGGTGCTCGTCGTCAGCCTGCTGGTGATCGCGGTGCCGACCTTCGTCATCGGTTTCGTGCTGCAGTACTTCGTCGGGGTCGAGCTGGGCTGGCTGCCCACCACCGCGTCGAGCGACTCCACCTTCCGAGACCTGCTGATGCCCGCTATCGTGCTGGGCGCCGTCTCCTTCGCCTACGTCCTGAGACTGACCCGCACCTCGGTGGCCGAGAACCTGACGGCTGACTATGTCCGCACCGCCGCGGCCAAGGGCCTGTCCCGCAACCGGGTGATCAGCGTGCACGTCCTGCGCAACTCGCTGATCCCCGTGGTCACCTTCCTCGGAGCCGACCTCGGAGCGTTGATGGGCGGTGCGATCGTCACCGAGGGGATCTTCAACATCAAGGGCGTCGGTGGCACCCTCTATCGCGCGATCCTGCAGGGAGAGTCCGCGACGGTCGTCTCACTGACGACCGTGCTGGTGCTGGTCTACATCGTGGCCAATCTCTTCGTCGACCTCCTCTATGCCGCACTCGACCCGAGGATCCGTTATGTCTGA
- a CDS encoding ABC transporter permease, giving the protein MSEHFGTGRESGPEPDAARRHQEHFFAEMDETGLGAVDAVQDTGAPSSLWSEAWHKLRRRPLFWVSTLIITAVMVLALFPSWFTSVDPRFCELSNSLGERAPGHPFGFDRQGCDIFSRTMYGARASVLVGVLTTVAVVVIGVTVGAIAGFVGGWADTLLSRVTDIFFAIPLVLAAIVVMQVFSDSRSMWTVIAVLGVFGWPPIARITRGTVMSIKNNDYITAATALGVSRFSTLMRHILPNAAAPIIVYATVALGTFIVAEATLSFLGIGLPPSVTSWGGDISKAQASLRSNATVLFYPAGALATTVLGFIMLGDVVRDALDPKVRNR; this is encoded by the coding sequence ATGTCTGAACACTTCGGCACGGGCCGGGAGAGCGGCCCGGAGCCGGACGCGGCCCGGCGACACCAGGAGCACTTCTTCGCCGAGATGGACGAGACCGGCCTCGGCGCCGTCGATGCGGTCCAGGACACCGGGGCCCCCTCTTCCCTGTGGTCTGAGGCGTGGCACAAGCTGCGTCGCCGCCCCCTCTTCTGGGTCTCGACCCTGATCATCACCGCGGTGATGGTGCTGGCACTCTTCCCGTCCTGGTTCACGTCCGTGGATCCTCGCTTCTGCGAGCTGTCCAACTCCCTGGGTGAGCGCGCGCCCGGCCACCCGTTCGGGTTCGACCGGCAGGGCTGCGACATCTTCTCGCGCACGATGTATGGCGCTCGCGCGTCCGTCCTCGTCGGCGTGCTCACCACCGTCGCGGTCGTCGTGATCGGGGTGACCGTCGGGGCCATCGCCGGCTTCGTGGGTGGTTGGGCAGACACGCTGCTCTCGCGGGTCACCGACATTTTCTTCGCCATCCCGCTGGTCCTGGCCGCCATCGTCGTGATGCAGGTCTTCTCCGACAGCCGCTCCATGTGGACGGTCATCGCCGTGCTGGGTGTCTTCGGGTGGCCGCCCATCGCCCGGATCACCCGTGGGACGGTGATGAGCATCAAGAACAACGACTACATCACGGCTGCGACGGCGCTGGGTGTGAGCAGGTTCAGCACGCTCATGCGCCACATCCTGCCCAACGCCGCCGCACCGATCATCGTCTATGCCACGGTCGCCCTCGGCACGTTCATCGTGGCCGAGGCGACGCTCAGCTTCCTAGGCATCGGGTTGCCGCCGTCGGTGACCTCATGGGGAGGCGACATATCCAAGGCACAGGCGTCCCTGCGTTCCAACGCCACGGTGCTGTTCTATCCCGCCGGCGCGCTGGCCACGACCGTGCTCGGCTTCATCATGTTGGGCGACGTCGTGCGCGACGCCCTCGACCCCAAGGTGCGCAACCGATGA
- a CDS encoding dipeptide ABC transporter ATP-binding protein: MTDPQNPTSGASPAPEAEGQTPLLEIRDLEVAFRSSTGMVPAVRGANLTVYPGQSVAIVGESGSGKSTTAHAIIDLLPGTGRVTGGSIKFAGKELTSASRKDIEHLRGREIGLVPQDPMSNLNPVWKIGFQVKEALIANGVAKGSDIAKEVEAVLSRAGLPDAARRSKQYPHEFSGGMRQRALIGIGLAGRPRLLIADEPTSALDVTVQRQILDHLEELTSEQNAAVLFITHDLGLAAERAEHLVVMHRGRVVESGPSRQILSSPQHPYTQRLVASAPSLASRRIQSAHERGVESDELLVEDEASTASNIVEVEQLTKVFSLRGGPVGASREFKAVDDVSFVIPRGSTMALVGESGSGKSTVANIILNLLEPTEGKVLFEGTEVGALSRRQLFDFRRQVQPIFQNPYGSLDPMYSIFRTIVEPLRVHRIGDAKSRSKRVAELLDLVSLPTSTMRRYPNELSGGQRQRVAIARALALEPKVVVCDEAVSALDVLVQAQVLSLLHDLQHELGLTYLFITHDLAVVRQIADTVAVMQSGRIVEQAGTAEVFDNPREEYTRELLEAIPGASLDIGYQAPKVQDA, from the coding sequence ATGACCGACCCCCAGAACCCGACCAGCGGCGCGAGCCCCGCACCCGAGGCGGAGGGCCAGACCCCGCTCCTGGAGATCAGGGACCTCGAGGTCGCCTTCCGCTCGTCGACGGGCATGGTGCCCGCGGTGCGCGGCGCCAATCTGACCGTCTATCCGGGGCAGTCTGTCGCCATCGTCGGTGAGTCCGGTTCGGGCAAGTCGACGACTGCGCACGCCATCATCGACCTGCTGCCCGGCACCGGCCGGGTGACCGGCGGCTCAATCAAGTTCGCCGGCAAGGAGCTGACCTCTGCGTCGCGCAAGGACATCGAGCACCTGCGTGGCCGGGAGATCGGACTGGTCCCCCAGGACCCGATGTCCAACCTCAACCCGGTGTGGAAGATCGGCTTCCAGGTCAAGGAGGCCCTGATAGCCAACGGTGTCGCCAAGGGCAGCGACATCGCCAAGGAGGTCGAGGCGGTGCTCTCCCGGGCTGGGTTGCCGGACGCGGCACGCCGCTCGAAGCAATACCCCCACGAGTTCTCCGGAGGCATGCGCCAGCGTGCCCTGATCGGCATCGGTCTCGCGGGACGGCCGCGGTTGCTGATCGCGGACGAGCCGACATCGGCACTGGACGTGACCGTGCAGCGTCAGATCCTGGACCACCTCGAGGAGCTCACCAGCGAGCAGAACGCCGCGGTCCTGTTCATCACCCACGACCTCGGACTCGCCGCCGAGCGCGCCGAGCACCTCGTGGTCATGCACCGCGGACGGGTGGTCGAGTCGGGGCCGTCCCGACAGATCCTGAGCAGCCCCCAGCACCCCTACACCCAGCGTCTGGTGGCCTCCGCGCCGTCGCTGGCCTCCCGACGGATCCAGTCGGCCCACGAGCGAGGGGTCGAGTCCGACGAGCTGCTCGTCGAGGACGAGGCGTCGACCGCGTCCAACATCGTGGAGGTCGAGCAGCTGACCAAGGTGTTCAGCCTTCGGGGTGGGCCCGTTGGTGCCAGTCGTGAGTTCAAGGCGGTCGACGACGTCTCGTTCGTCATCCCGCGCGGTTCGACGATGGCCCTGGTCGGCGAGTCCGGTTCGGGCAAGTCCACGGTCGCCAACATCATCCTCAACCTGCTGGAACCCACCGAGGGCAAGGTGCTGTTCGAGGGCACCGAGGTCGGTGCGCTGAGCCGTCGGCAGCTGTTCGACTTCCGCCGCCAGGTGCAACCGATCTTCCAGAACCCCTATGGCTCCCTGGACCCGATGTACTCCATCTTCCGCACCATCGTCGAACCCCTGCGGGTGCACCGGATCGGCGACGCGAAGTCCCGCTCCAAGCGGGTCGCGGAGCTCCTTGACCTCGTGTCACTGCCCACCTCCACCATGCGCCGCTATCCCAACGAGCTCTCGGGTGGGCAGCGTCAGCGCGTCGCGATCGCGAGGGCGCTCGCGCTGGAGCCCAAGGTCGTCGTCTGCGACGAGGCGGTCTCCGCCCTCGATGTGCTGGTCCAGGCCCAGGTGCTGAGCCTGCTCCATGACCTCCAGCACGAGCTCGGCCTGACCTATCTGTTCATCACCCACGACCTTGCGGTCGTCCGGCAGATCGCCGACACCGTCGCCGTCATGCAGAGCGGGCGCATCGTCGAGCAGGCGGGCACGGCCGAGGTCTTCGACAACCCGCGTGAGGAATACACCCGGGAGCTGCTCGAGGCCATCCCGGGTGCCAGTCTCGACATCGGCTATCAGGCGCCGAAGGTGCAGGACGCCTGA
- the ybaK gene encoding Cys-tRNA(Pro) deacylase — MARAGSKSAGGTPATVLLERAGVPFTVRAYDHDPAAASYGLEAAQALGVDPARVLKTLLVETDAGLGVGIVPVARQLDLKAVAAALGQKKAVMADPTVAERTTGYVVGGISPLGQRKSLPTVLDSTATQFATVLVSGGKRGLDLELAPQDLIALTRATLAPIAR; from the coding sequence GTGGCCAGGGCAGGGTCGAAGTCGGCCGGTGGCACCCCTGCCACGGTCCTGCTGGAGCGGGCCGGTGTGCCGTTCACGGTCCGGGCCTATGACCACGACCCTGCCGCGGCCTCCTACGGGTTGGAGGCCGCTCAGGCCTTGGGGGTGGACCCGGCCCGCGTCCTGAAGACTCTCCTCGTCGAGACGGACGCCGGACTCGGCGTGGGGATCGTCCCCGTCGCCCGTCAGCTCGACCTCAAGGCGGTCGCCGCCGCGCTGGGCCAGAAGAAGGCGGTGATGGCCGACCCGACGGTGGCCGAACGGACGACGGGCTATGTCGTCGGTGGCATCAGTCCTCTGGGACAGAGGAAGTCCCTGCCCACCGTGCTTGACTCCACGGCAACGCAGTTCGCGACCGTGCTCGTGTCTGGGGGCAAACGCGGCCTCGACCTCGAGCTGGCCCCCCAGGACCTCATTGCGCTCACCCGCGCCACCCTGGCGCCCATCGCCAGGTGA
- a CDS encoding Lrp/AsnC family transcriptional regulator translates to MEAVDRQIVGLLAADGRMSFADLGRAVGLSTSAVHQRVKRLEERGVITGYRAEIDFEKVGLPLTALIALTPFDPAAPDDIPERLEHLPEIDSCWSVAGRENYVIQVRLAKPSDLEQLLADIRVAANCASSTTVVLSTPWEGRPVRLPTEG, encoded by the coding sequence ATGGAAGCTGTTGACCGCCAGATCGTCGGACTGCTCGCTGCGGATGGCCGGATGAGCTTCGCCGACCTGGGTCGGGCGGTGGGGCTGTCCACGTCGGCTGTGCACCAACGGGTCAAGCGGCTCGAGGAGCGCGGCGTGATCACCGGCTACCGCGCCGAGATCGACTTCGAGAAGGTTGGCCTGCCGCTGACCGCGCTGATCGCGCTGACGCCGTTTGACCCGGCGGCGCCCGACGACATCCCGGAGCGGCTCGAGCACCTGCCGGAGATCGACTCGTGCTGGTCCGTCGCCGGGCGGGAGAACTATGTGATCCAGGTCCGGCTCGCCAAGCCGTCGGACCTCGAGCAGCTCCTGGCCGACATCCGGGTCGCCGCCAACTGTGCGAGCAGCACCACGGTCGTGTTGTCCACCCCGTGGGAGGGCCGTCCGGTCAGGCTGCCGACCGAGGGCTAG
- a CDS encoding 5'-3' exonuclease produces the protein MTPQISPGQRLLLLDAASLYFRAFFGVKDAAPAPDGTPTNAVRGMLDFTATLINRFHPTRLVACWDDDWRPAFRTAAIPSYKAHRLVEGATGNVEEVPDALQVQVPLIRTALEAFGFPVLGSPGFEADDVIGTLTHRHTGVLPVTIVTGDRDLFQLVDDEHDISVAYTARSGVRDAEVIRQADLQARYGVPSGAAYADMSIMRGDTSDGLPGVAGIGDKTAAALIATYGSLAGVREALAAGDPAIKGARRKNLEAASDYLDVAPGVVLVARDAALPDRALTLPRELADPGTLLQFVEAYGISGPVSRLLAALNLS, from the coding sequence ATGACCCCGCAGATCAGCCCAGGCCAGCGCCTCCTCCTGCTGGACGCCGCGAGTCTCTACTTCCGCGCCTTCTTCGGCGTCAAGGACGCGGCCCCCGCGCCGGACGGGACTCCCACCAACGCCGTGCGCGGGATGCTGGACTTCACCGCGACGCTCATCAACCGGTTCCACCCCACACGCCTGGTCGCCTGCTGGGACGACGACTGGCGGCCCGCCTTCCGGACCGCCGCGATCCCGTCATACAAGGCACACCGTCTGGTCGAGGGGGCCACCGGCAACGTGGAGGAGGTCCCCGACGCGCTGCAGGTGCAGGTGCCGCTGATCCGCACGGCGCTGGAGGCCTTCGGCTTCCCCGTTCTGGGCTCTCCCGGTTTTGAGGCTGACGACGTCATCGGGACGCTCACGCACCGGCACACGGGGGTGCTGCCCGTGACAATCGTGACCGGCGACCGCGACCTCTTCCAGCTCGTCGACGACGAGCACGACATCAGCGTCGCCTACACGGCCCGCTCCGGTGTGCGGGACGCTGAGGTGATCCGGCAGGCCGACCTCCAGGCACGGTATGGCGTGCCCTCCGGGGCCGCCTATGCCGACATGTCGATCATGCGCGGCGACACCAGCGACGGTCTGCCCGGGGTCGCCGGGATCGGCGACAAGACGGCGGCGGCCCTGATCGCCACCTATGGCTCGCTCGCCGGCGTGCGCGAGGCCCTGGCCGCAGGTGACCCGGCGATCAAGGGTGCGCGGCGCAAGAACCTGGAAGCCGCCTCGGACTACCTCGACGTCGCCCCCGGCGTGGTCCTGGTCGCCCGGGACGCGGCCCTGCCTGATCGTGCGCTGACACTGCCCCGTGAGCTTGCCGACCCGGGCACGCTGCTGCAGTTTGTCGAGGCCTACGGCATCTCCGGACCGGTCTCCCGGCTCCTGGCCGCCCTCAACCTGAGCTGA
- a CDS encoding PH domain-containing protein: protein MALKEKHLGDGESVVLSIRTHWKALAGPIALALFLLALLWAVWWFTRDLSYGNWVTIAGAVLAALIAAWFVLVPILRWSTERYVITNRRLSHRSGILTKIGRDIPLHRINDIGIEKGVLDRILGCGTLIVSDATDKAGMELHDVPRVEDVQVQLQNLLFAGDDGSDDGEWPPNEPRRARGRG from the coding sequence ATGGCTCTGAAGGAGAAGCACCTCGGCGACGGCGAATCAGTCGTGCTCAGCATCCGCACGCACTGGAAGGCACTGGCTGGGCCGATCGCGTTAGCCCTCTTCCTGCTCGCCCTGCTGTGGGCCGTGTGGTGGTTCACCCGGGACCTGTCCTATGGCAACTGGGTCACCATCGCCGGCGCGGTCCTGGCGGCCCTGATCGCCGCCTGGTTCGTGCTCGTGCCGATCCTGCGCTGGTCGACCGAGCGCTATGTCATCACCAATCGCCGGTTGAGCCACCGCTCCGGCATCCTGACCAAGATCGGCCGGGACATCCCGCTGCACCGGATCAACGACATCGGCATCGAGAAGGGTGTGCTCGACCGGATCCTGGGATGCGGCACGCTCATCGTCTCGGACGCCACGGACAAGGCGGGCATGGAGCTGCACGACGTGCCCCGCGTCGAGGACGTGCAGGTCCAGCTGCAGAACCTGCTGTTTGCCGGCGACGACGGATCGGACGACGGAGAGTGGCCGCCCAATGAGCCGCGACGTGCGCGGGGTCGGGGCTGA